The DNA window GTGGACGTGCTGCCGGACCTCGACCGGCCCCGGGTAACCGTGTTTCTGGAGTCGGCGGGCATGGCACCCGAGGAAGTGGAGGCGCTGGTGACGTTGCCCGTTGAAACGGCGCTAAACGGCGCCACGGGCGTATCGGCGGTGCGCTCTAATTCTGCCATCGGGCTGGGGATGGTGTTCGTGGAGTTCGACTACGGCACCGACATTTTCACCGCCCGCCAGATTGTGGCGGAAAAGCTGCAAACGGTTGGTGAGCAGCTTCCTCCCGGCATTACCCCGGTGCTAGGGCCAATTTCCTCGGTGATGGGACAGATTATGCTGGTAGGCCTGTCGACAAGCAACGGTCAACAGTTAACAGCTAACGATCCGTCTGGCACCTCCTCGCATTTAGATAAAGGGCCTGTCGGTGAGGCGAACCGCCAGAACGGCCCGCAGGTTAGCACCTCTGCGGCCGACTTGCGCACACTCGCTAACTACACCGTACGCCAGCGTTTGCTTAGCATTCCCGGCGTGGCCCAGGTGATTCCCATCGGCGGCGACAACCTACAGTACCAAGTGCTGCTGGACATGCCCCGCCTGAACGCGGTGGGTCTGACTATCACGCAGGTAGAAGAAGCGCTACGCCGTTCCAACCTCAATACCACTGGTAACTTTTTCGACCGCAACGGCTCGGAGGTTTTGATCCGCAACCTGGGCCGCCTGCGCTCAGTCACGGATATCGAAAACATCATTGTTGGTTACCGTGAAGGCTCGCCTGTCACGGTTAGGCAGGTAGCTAATGTGGAGTTTGGTGCCCGCTTCAAGCGGGGTGACGGTAGTGTAAACGGAAAGCCGGCTGTCATTCTTAGCATCGAAAAACAGCCCGGCACCGCCACGGTAGGCTTGACGGAAGCCGTGGATAAAGCGCTGGTGGAGCTAAAGCCTTCATTGCCGAAAGACGTGCAAATCAATACGCGCTTGTTTAAGCAGGCCGACTTCATCGAGTCGTCGATCAGCAACGTGGAAGATGCCTTGCGCGACGGGGCCATTCTGGTGGTGATTGTGCTGTTTGCTTTCCTGCTGAACGTGCGCACCACCTTTATTTCACTGGTAGCCATTCCGCTGTCGTTGCTCGTGACGGCGCTGGTGTTCCGGGCCGCTGGCATCAGCATCAACACTATGACTCTAGGCGGACTGGCCATTGCCATTGGCGAATTGGTGGACGACGCCATTGTGGACGTGGAAAACGTGTTTCGGCGGCTGCGCGAAAACCAGCAGTTACCTGTTCCCAAGCCGGCGTTGCAAGTGATTTATGCGGCCTCGTCGGAGGTGCGCAACTCTATCGTATACGCCACCATTATTGTGGTACTGGTGTTCTTGCCGCTGTTCGCCCTCGAAGGTATGGAAGGCCGCATTTTCGCTCCGCTGGGCATTGCGTATATCACCAGTATTGTGGCCTCGCTGTTCGTTTCCCTGACCGTGACGCCGGTACTATGCTACTACTTGCTGCCCAAGATCAAGCAGATTCGGCAGGCCGAGCAGGAGGGAAGCTTGGTGCGCTGGCTGAAGCGCTGGGATACTAGCCTGCTGAATTGGGGGCTAACTCACCCGAAGGTGGTACTGACCGTTACAGGCGTGCTGTTTGCGCTGGCCGCGGCGTTGGTGCCCTTCTTCGGTACCGAATTCCTGCCCCCATTCAACGAAGGCTCCCTAACCGTCAATTTCTCGGCGCCGGCCGGCACCTCGCTCACGGAGTCCAACAAGCTCGGCACGCTCGGTGAGGAGCAGATTCTACAGCTGCCGGAAGTGGCGTACACTGCCCGTCGCACCGGCCGCGCCGAACTCGACGAGCATGCCGAATCGGTGAACAACTCGGAAATTGAAGTGGCCTTCAAAACCGAAGACGAGTTGAAGAGGGAAGGCAAAACGATGCGCAGCCGCGACGACATCCTGACCGACTTGCGTCAGCGCCTGGCCTTGATAACAGGCGTGAACGTGAACATCGGGCAGCCTATTTCCCACCGCCTCGACCACTTGCTTAGTGGGGTGCGGGCCCAAGTTGCCATCAAAGTATTTGGCAACGACTTACTGGAGCTGCGCCGCTACGCCAATGAAGTACGCGCCGC is part of the Hymenobacter volaticus genome and encodes:
- a CDS encoding efflux RND transporter permease subunit yields the protein MLDKIIRFALQNRLLMLALAIGLLVAGSYTARQLPVDVLPDLDRPRVTVFLESAGMAPEEVEALVTLPVETALNGATGVSAVRSNSAIGLGMVFVEFDYGTDIFTARQIVAEKLQTVGEQLPPGITPVLGPISSVMGQIMLVGLSTSNGQQLTANDPSGTSSHLDKGPVGEANRQNGPQVSTSAADLRTLANYTVRQRLLSIPGVAQVIPIGGDNLQYQVLLDMPRLNAVGLTITQVEEALRRSNLNTTGNFFDRNGSEVLIRNLGRLRSVTDIENIIVGYREGSPVTVRQVANVEFGARFKRGDGSVNGKPAVILSIEKQPGTATVGLTEAVDKALVELKPSLPKDVQINTRLFKQADFIESSISNVEDALRDGAILVVIVLFAFLLNVRTTFISLVAIPLSLLVTALVFRAAGISINTMTLGGLAIAIGELVDDAIVDVENVFRRLRENQQLPVPKPALQVIYAASSEVRNSIVYATIIVVLVFLPLFALEGMEGRIFAPLGIAYITSIVASLFVSLTVTPVLCYYLLPKIKQIRQAEQEGSLVRWLKRWDTSLLNWGLTHPKVVLTVTGVLFALAAALVPFFGTEFLPPFNEGSLTVNFSAPAGTSLTESNKLGTLGEEQILQLPEVAYTARRTGRAELDEHAESVNNSEIEVAFKTEDELKREGKTMRSRDDILTDLRQRLALITGVNVNIGQPISHRLDHLLSGVRAQVAIKVFGNDLLELRRYANEVRAAASTVPGVVDLQVEKQVQIPQLLVRPRDAALRAYGLERGQVVATLETLFQGDVVSQMLDGQKRFDLVVKLPENQRNDVTTIANTRIETPSGALIPVSEVADVSYEPGPNTVNHENTQRRITVSLNVAGRDLGSTVQEVQTRIAQQVKLPPGYYLTYGGQFESQQSASSKILWLSLFSLAGIFLVLFSHFKSPLMVGQIMLNIPLALIGSVVAVLLTGGTFSIASLVGFITLTGIASRNGIMMISHYIHLVEHEGEKFGKELIVRGSLERLVPVLMTALVAALALVPLTLAKDAPGKEILYPVATVILGGLLSSTFLDIIVTPVVFWLFGEKALAQYQRGHHEVSLDPHPQELNPQPSMPPRPAV